In the genome of Dermacentor andersoni chromosome 3, qqDerAnde1_hic_scaffold, whole genome shotgun sequence, one region contains:
- the LOC126519949 gene encoding sesquipedalian-1-like, with product MKINDKNLVSFALSSSPVDREGWLLKRGEVNRAYQRRWFLLKGNLLFYFEKKTDREPLGVVILEGCTVELAENEEMFAFKVVFHGSGNRMYMLSADTQESMEAWMKALACASYDYMKLMVAELQRQLSQVAEAERLAKCGNTVPLLIGGQLPGNRSDSCLCVRDTPSGRAARFNPFDRWKEDGCSGNDSSEAAKRGSGVPTSTPVSSRSSTKYTFAELHRRHGMRFRKLIEERKRKEEKERGLDLLIDL from the exons ATGAAGATAAACGACAAAAATCTGGTGAGCTTTGCGCTAAGCTCAAGCCCAGTCGACCGGGAAGGCTGGCTGCTCAAGCGTGGGGAAGTCAACCGTGCTTACCAGAGACGCTGGTTCCTTCTCAAGGGAAACCTACTGTTCTACTTTGAGAAGAAGACTGACCGGGAACCATTGGGCGTGGTCATTCTTGAAGGCTGCACTGTTGAACTGGCTGAGAATGAGGAGATGTTTGCTTTCAAG GTTGTGTTTCATGGCTCCGGAAACCGGATGTACATGCTGTCAGCCGACACACAGGAGTCAATGGAGGCTTGGATGAAAGCGTTGGCATGTGCGTCTTACGATTACATGAAGCTCATGGTTGCTGAACTGCAGCGTCAACTCAGCCAAGTAGCAGAGGCTGAGCGCCTTGCCAAATGTGGCAACACTGTGCCCCTGCTCATTGGAGGACAGCTGCCTGGAAACCGCTCTGACAGCTGCCTGTGTGTGCGAGATACTCCATCAGGCCGGGCAGCACGTTTCAACCCTTTTGACCGCTGGAAGGAGGACGGGTGTAGTGGCAATGACAGCAGTGAAGCGGCCAAGCGAGGCAGCGGTGTCCCAACTAGCACCCCAGTGTCGTCACGGTCATCAACAAAGTACACGTTTGCCGAGCTTCATAGACGGCACGGAATGCGATTTCGGAAACTCATAGAGGAGCGGAAGCGAAAAGAGGAGAAAGAGCGTGGCTTAGATCTGCTCATCGATCTCTGA